From Elaeis guineensis isolate ETL-2024a chromosome 16, EG11, whole genome shotgun sequence, a single genomic window includes:
- the LOC105059222 gene encoding uncharacterized protein, with protein MPSRLVGPNLKDNEVLKRGSVYQSSREIRRMRQLKEERRKVKLTHSDKGFISIEITDSLSYIFRNEAGKCQQEKISSYASLNSKVRSAPTNISLPIQTRSIEPADVPLLLEEHSKFKSLYQSFTLAKNSSAFPSANAAFEHGRELAQKPNLKCNQMLGTENGGEALYEQDMVDTLTKSFSAKVGISYPPCQLERDPFSLSTKTWLSPIKKMLNPIMKSKSQRNPPLMEREDTGVRTFDSASVRRNSMYCKFLSNDFLKATEKLEPIGRVIKRDQGSVSSSSPAHVQGTLRLHYKHGIPYSEFSTEVREDVLSAKAWRTDNAINWVYTFYSRKKRGNNIGSGKKVKKAQSFQMIGQMQVSSYLCLETSCNVTSNQSIVTEFTLYDIAQARRSFAVKERSQCSSDSIQPVDISAGDLVIGSPLEAKCSKEPANCQYPVSVRHALSEGDYDASSFYPWEPADLHSHLEIAAIVIQIPSNQKESTKNVEMNANITREHLNLSSVSTIDQIRGTISSNWIPANVKVVTPSGTHGLAATENGGPSSLLDRWRSGGGCDCGGWDMACPIFIFGNSSGVVADCPTMGSQPPVALFFQGIKEKTSALSISPDEGGLYSVHFHAQLSSLQAFSICIAILHSSETSPLVDQQSRQRLHSDLLRLPPREELRHKGSKKPKRNEPQRRESNRSIVVSS; from the exons ATGCCTTCTAGGCTTGTGGGACCAAATTTGAAAGATAATGAAGTACTAAAGAGGGGTTCTGTATATCAAAGCTCTAGAGAGATAAGAAGAATGAGACAGTTAAAAGAGGAGAGAAGGAAGGTAAAACTCACTCATAGTGATAAAGGTTTTATATCCATTGAGATTACTGATTCCTTGTCTTATATTTTCCGGAATGAAGCTGGTAAGTGTCAGCAGGAAAAGATATCATCATATGCTTCTCTAAATTCAAAGGTTAGATCAGCACCTACTAATATAAGCCTCCCAATTCAGACAAGGTCTATTGAACCTGCTGATGTACCTTTGTTACTCGAAGAGCactcaaaattcaaaagtttatACCAAAGTTTTACCTTAGCAAAAAATAGTTCAGCATTCCCTTCTGCAAATGCAGCTTTTGAGCATGGAAGAGAATTAGCTCAAAAGCCAAACTTAAAATGCAATCAAATGCTTGGTACTGAGAATGGCGGTGAAGCCCTTTACGAGCAAGATATGGTAGACACCTTGACCAAGTCATTTTCAGCAAAGGTGGGAATATCTTATCCACCTTGTCAGTTAGAAAGAGACCCATTCAGTCTCAGCACAAAAACTTGGCTTAGCCCAATCAAGAAGATGTTGAATCCTATCATGAAATCCAAATCTCAGCGAAATCCACCACTTATGGAAAGAGAAGATACTGGTGTCAGAACATTTGATTCTGCTAGCGTCAGGAGAAATAGTATGTACTGCAAGTTtttgtccaatgattttctgaagGCAACAGAGAAGTTGGAACCAATTGGGAGAGTGATTAAGAGAGACCAAGGATCGGTTTCAAGTTCTTCACCAGCTCATGTACAGGGTACTCTTAGATTGCATTATAAGCATGGTATTCCATATTCTGAATTCTCAACGGAAGTCCGAGAAGATGTTCTTTCTGCAAAGGCATGGAGAACGGATAATGCAATTAATTGGGTTTACACCTTCTATAGTCGTAAAAAGAGAGGTAATAACATTGGGTCCGGGAAAAAGGTCAAGAAGGCACAGTCATTTCAGATGATTGGCCAGATGCAAGTTTCTAGTTATTTGTGCTTGGAAACGAGTTGCAATGTCACTTCCAATCAATCTATTGTGACAGAGTTTACTTTATATGACATTGCCCAGGCAAGGAGGAGTTTTGCAGTCAAAGAAAGATCTCAGTGCTCTTCAGATTCCATTCAACCTGTGGACATTAGTGCTGGTGACTTGGTTATAGGTAGTCCTTTAGAGGCCAAATGTTCAAAAGAGCCAGCAAATTGCCAATATCCTGTTAGTGTTAGACATGCTTTGAGTGAGGGTGACTATGATGCTTCATCTTTTTACCCCTGGGAACCTGCAGACTTGCATTCACACCTTGAAATTGCAGCTATTGTAATTCAGATCCCCTCAAATCAAAAGGAGAGCACCAAGAATGTGGAAATGAATGCTAACATCACAAGAGAACACCTGAACTTATCAAGTGTTTCAACCATTGATCAAATAAGAGGAACCATATCCAGCAACTGGATTCCTGCAAATGTGAAGGTGGTCACCCCAAGCGGCACACATGGCTTGGCAGCCACTGAAAATGGTGGCCCTTCATCATTACTTGATAGATGGAGATCTGGTGGAGGCTGTGACTGTGGCGGCTGGGACATGGCCTGTCCAATTTTCATTTTTGGCAATTCAAGTGGTGTTGTGGCTGATTGTCCAACCATGGGAAGTCAACCTCCTGTTGCATTATTTTTTCAG GGAATAAAAGAAAAGACTTCTGCATTGTCTATTAGCCCTGATGAGGGAGGGCTCTATTCAGTCCATTTTCATGCACAATTGTCTAGTTTACAGGCATTCTCAATTTGCATTGCTATATTGCACAGTTCAGAAACTTCTCCACTGGTTGATCAGCAGAGCAGGCAGAGGTTACATTCTGATTTGCTGAGGTTGCCACCCAGGGAGGAACTGAGACACAAAGGCAGTAAAAAACCAAAGAGAAATGAACCACAAAGAAGAGAGTCAAATAGGTCCATCGTTGTTAGTTCCTAA
- the LOC105059035 gene encoding probable serine/threonine-protein kinase BSK3 isoform X1: MGSRVSKLTCCWGSQYKGTVLEAPDVESEEKGDAYDLPPFQEFSFEQLRLATSGFAVENIVSEHGEKAPNVVYKGKLDAQRRIAVKRFNRSAWPDPRQFLEEARAVGQLRNHRLANLLGCCCEDDERLLVAEFMPNDTLAKHLFHWETQPMKWPMRLRVVLYLAEALEYCTSKGRALYHDLNAYRVLFDDDCNPRLSCFGLMKNSRDGKSYSTNLAFTPPEYLRTGRVTPESVIYSFGTLLLDVLSGKHIPPSHALDLIRDRNFNMLTDSCLEGQFSNEDGTELVRLASRCLQYEQRERPNVKSLLLALTPLQKEIEVPSYVLMDMPRGGASSLETLPLSPLGEACSRMDLTAIHEILEKIGYKDDEGTTNELSFQMWTNQMQETLNSKKKGDAAFRHKDFNTAIECYTQFIDVGTMVSPTIFARRCLSYLMNDMPQQALNDAMQALVISPTWPTAFYLQAAALFALGMENEAREALKDGSSLETKKNRGH, from the exons GAGAAGGGGGACGCATATGACCTGCCTCCCTTCCAGGAGTTCTCTTTTGAACAGCTTAGGTTGGCCACGTCTGGCTTTGCAGTGGAGAACATCGTGTCGGAGCACGGGGAGAAGGCTCCGAATGTTGTTTATAAGGGAAAGCTGGACGCTCAGAGGAGGATTGCAGTGAAGAGGTTTAATAGGTCGGCCTGGCCTGATCCTCGACAGTTCTTG gAAGAAGCAAGAGCTGTAGGTCAGCTTCGAAACCATAGATTGGCAAATTTGCTTGGCTGTTGCTGTGAAGATGATGAGAGGCTGCTTGTGGCAGAATTTATGCCCAACGACACACTTGCAAAACATCTTTTTCATT GGGAAACCCAACCCATGAAATGGCCAATGCGATTAAGGGTGGTACTCTATCTAGCTGAAGCCTTGGAATATTGCACTAGTAAGGGGCGTGCTCTCTATCATGATCTTAATGCTTATAGAGTTTTATTTGATGAT GATTGTAATCCTAGGCTTTCATGTTTTGGCTTGATGAAGAACAGTCGTGATGGCAAAAGTTATAGCACGAACTTGGCATTTACACCTCCTGAGTATTTAAGAACAG GAAGAGTTACACCAGAAAGTGTCATATATAGCTTTGGCACGTTGTTGCTTGATGTTCTTAGTGGAAAGCATATCCCTCCTAGTCAT GCTCTTGACTTGATACGTGATCGTAACTTCAACATGCTAACAGACTCATGTTTGGAAGGACAATTTTCAAATGAGGATGGTACTGAATTAGTACGTCTAGCTTCAAGATGTTTGCAGTATGAGCAACGAGAGAGACCTAATGTGAAGTCATTGCTTCTTGCATTGACTCCGCTGCAAAAGGAGATTGAG GTTCCTTCTTATGTCTTGATGGACATGCCTCGTGGTGGTGCATCCTCATTGGAGACGCTCCCTCTTTCCCCACTTGGTGAAGCTTGCTCCAGAATGGATTTGACTGCAATACATGAAATCCTAGAAAAGATAGGGTATAAAGATGACGAGGGAACGACAAATGAG CTCTCATTTCAAATGTGGACCAATCAAATGCAAGAAACGTTGAACTCAAAGAAGAAGGGTGATGCTGCTTTTCGGCATAAAGATTTCAATACAGCAATTGAATGCTACACCCAG TTCATTGATGTTGGAACTATGGTTTCTCCGACAATATTTGCACGCCGCTGCTTGTCATACCTGATGAATGACATGCCACAGCAAGCTCTGAATGATGCAATGCAGGCACTAGTCATATCTCCTACTTGGCCAACTGCATTTTATCTTCAGGCTGCTGCCCTTTTTGCTCTTGGAATGGAAAATGAAGCTCGAGAAGCACTGAAAGATGGGTCATCCCTAGAAACAAAGAAGAACAGGGGGCATTAA
- the LOC105059035 gene encoding probable serine/threonine-protein kinase BSK3 isoform X2 has translation MGSRVSKLTCCWGSQYKGTVLEAPDVESEEKGDAYDLPPFQEFSFEQLRLATSGFAVENIVSEHGEKAPNVVYKGKLDAQRRIAVKRFNRSAWPDPRQFLEEARAVGQLRNHRLANLLGCCCEDDERLLVAEFMPNDTLAKHLFHWETQPMKWPMRLRVVLYLAEALEYCTSKGRALYHDLNAYRVLFDDDCNPRLSCFGLMKNSRDGKSYSTNLAFTPPEYLRTGRVTPESVIYSFGTLLLDVLSGKHIPPSHALDLIRDRNFNMLTDSCLEGQFSNEDGTELVRLASRCLQYEQRERPNVKSLLLALTPLQKEIEVPSYVLMDMPRGGASSLETLPLSPLGEACSRMDLTAIHEILEKIGYKDDEGTTNEDLTCCERDGTVLDYNTATFSLKNCFFPIV, from the exons GAGAAGGGGGACGCATATGACCTGCCTCCCTTCCAGGAGTTCTCTTTTGAACAGCTTAGGTTGGCCACGTCTGGCTTTGCAGTGGAGAACATCGTGTCGGAGCACGGGGAGAAGGCTCCGAATGTTGTTTATAAGGGAAAGCTGGACGCTCAGAGGAGGATTGCAGTGAAGAGGTTTAATAGGTCGGCCTGGCCTGATCCTCGACAGTTCTTG gAAGAAGCAAGAGCTGTAGGTCAGCTTCGAAACCATAGATTGGCAAATTTGCTTGGCTGTTGCTGTGAAGATGATGAGAGGCTGCTTGTGGCAGAATTTATGCCCAACGACACACTTGCAAAACATCTTTTTCATT GGGAAACCCAACCCATGAAATGGCCAATGCGATTAAGGGTGGTACTCTATCTAGCTGAAGCCTTGGAATATTGCACTAGTAAGGGGCGTGCTCTCTATCATGATCTTAATGCTTATAGAGTTTTATTTGATGAT GATTGTAATCCTAGGCTTTCATGTTTTGGCTTGATGAAGAACAGTCGTGATGGCAAAAGTTATAGCACGAACTTGGCATTTACACCTCCTGAGTATTTAAGAACAG GAAGAGTTACACCAGAAAGTGTCATATATAGCTTTGGCACGTTGTTGCTTGATGTTCTTAGTGGAAAGCATATCCCTCCTAGTCAT GCTCTTGACTTGATACGTGATCGTAACTTCAACATGCTAACAGACTCATGTTTGGAAGGACAATTTTCAAATGAGGATGGTACTGAATTAGTACGTCTAGCTTCAAGATGTTTGCAGTATGAGCAACGAGAGAGACCTAATGTGAAGTCATTGCTTCTTGCATTGACTCCGCTGCAAAAGGAGATTGAG GTTCCTTCTTATGTCTTGATGGACATGCCTCGTGGTGGTGCATCCTCATTGGAGACGCTCCCTCTTTCCCCACTTGGTGAAGCTTGCTCCAGAATGGATTTGACTGCAATACATGAAATCCTAGAAAAGATAGGGTATAAAGATGACGAGGGAACGACAAATGAG GATTTAACCTGCTGTGAAAGAGATGGAACGGTTCTGGACTATAATACTGCGACCTTTTCCCTAAAAAATTGCTTCTTCCCTATTGTCTGA